A single genomic interval of Pomacea canaliculata isolate SZHN2017 linkage group LG5, ASM307304v1, whole genome shotgun sequence harbors:
- the LOC112563607 gene encoding guanine nucleotide-binding protein G(k) subunit alpha-like — protein sequence MRALETLTLANMNKGGRAAIARSKSIDQQLDEERERRQKEVQLLMLGGAGAGKSTFIKQLRLHYGDHFPEAICHQWVPQVLHNLTGALHVVLEQMEVLNIQFDNHLNKQLAVEFQDKFPRMSMEALVLRFTEEDESAERTSPTTCRADVTRRMTFLDKLQPQAPDVAVLQQLWTDLGVQCCYARRQKFQRHALSRTHE from the exons ATGAGGGCTCTAGAG ACTCTGACGCTGGCCAACATGAACAAGGGAGGGCGAGCGGCCATCGCGCGGAGCAAGAGCATCGACCAGCAGCTCGACGAGGAGCGCGAGCGACGTCAGAAGGAGGTGCAGCTGCTGATGCTGG GTGGAGCAGGGGCTGGAAAGAGCACCTTCATCAAACAGCTGCGACTACATTACGGGGATCATTTCCCAGAAGCCATCTGCCACCAGTGGGTGCCTCAGGTACTCCACAACCTGACTGGAGCTCTGCACGTGGTGCTGGAGCAGATGGAGGTGCTGAACATTCAGTTCGACAACCACCTCAACAAG CAGCTGGCGGTGGAGTTCCAGGACAAGTTCCCGCGCATGTCCATGGAGGCGCTGGTGCTGCGCTTCACGGAGGAAGACGAGAGCGCTGAGCGCACGTCACCAACCACCTGCCGTGCGGACGTCACGCGACGCATGACGTTCCTGGACAAGCTGCAGCCGCAAGCACCTGACGTGGCCGTGCTGCAGCAGCTGTGGACGGACCTGGGCGTGCAGTGCTGCTATGCTCGGCGACAGAAGTTTCAGCGACACGCTCTGTCCCGCACGCACGAGTAG